In Tsuneonella sp. CC-YZS046, the genomic window TTAACCGCGTCAGAGATGAAGCCGCTATCTCGGAAGACGACTCTCAAAGGCTCGCTCTTGGCAATTTCCTCCACCAAATCCTCAGTCACTCCATCGTCGAAGCAGGCGATCAGCGCGTTGTCGTCGACGAAGAAAACGGTCTTGCCGTGGACAGCCTCGCGGTGGATGGGAAGCGACAGATCGACGCCCCAGTCGACCAGCACCTGGAACAGCAGATCCTCGGGCGTGCGCCCCTCCTTCACATTGTCGATCATGTCGAGCAGGCTGGACTGCTTCAATTCGTCCGGGCGATAATAGACGTCCTTCATGTTTGACGAAGCGATTTTGAACACCCTGAAACCGACGTCGCCGTTCCAGTCGCCGTGGCGCTCGCCTTCCAGAACCTTCTTCCCGGCGCGGCGGATGCGCTCTTTCGTCAAGTCCGAGATGGCCCTGTATCCCTCTTTGAAGGCGTCGGACTCTTCCCCAACAGCCTCCGGCAATTGGATCAAAATATACCGCCGATTGCCCCCATCGGCTGCGTTGCACTCGAATACGGCCTGGGCCGTGGTTCCCGATCCCGCGAAGAAGTCGAGAATGAGCGCATTCTTGCCCGCGCCCTGATCGATGAGCGCGCTGATAAGCTCAACCGGCTTCGGGAACGAGAACAGTTTCCCCTCGAACAGGGACTTCAGCGCTGTCGTGGCGGAACTGTTCATCGGTGAAACGATTGTGCTTTGCCCGCCCCCGCCATTCGGCCTCTCAATCCATGATGAAACAGGTATCGTGGGCTTCACGGCCTCCGATGCGAAGCGCTTGAGCATTGGCACACCCTTGCCGTCCTTCGGGAAGAGAACCCGGCCCTCGGAAATTTTACGCGCCATGGTTGTGCGGCTGTAGGGCCAGTATCTTCCTTTCGGCGGGAGATACTCACGCCCGCTGGCCGGGTCTGTAATCGGATAATGTGTATCCCCGCCAGGCTTCCCGGCGCTCAAATTATCCGAAATCCAGGGGCCACGAGGGTCATTGTCTGGATTAGCGTATTTCTCAAATGTTCTTTGCACACCCTTCAGGATGCCTTTCGACTTGGTGTAGACCAAGACATATTCGTGATCTTCACTCAAGTTGGTAACCGCATCCATCGCTCCGCTTCGACGTTTCCAGACAAAACAGCCGAGAAAATTTTGCCCACCAAAGACCTCTTCGCAAAGTTTTTGCAAATTTGCGCGTTCATTATCATCTATCGAAATGAAAATAATTCCAGTATCGGCAAGAAGCTGCCGTGCAATCCGCAGTCGCGGATACATCATTGACAACCAATCCGAATGAAAGCGCCCGTTTGATTGGGAGTTCGCGACAAGCCTTCCGCCATCCTCATCGACTTGACCGGATCTCTCGAGATAGGCGCTCGAGTTCTCCGAATAATCATCGTGGTAAATCAGGTCGCTTCCCGTGTTGTAAGGCGGATCGATATATATCATGTCCACCCTGCCCAGGTAGGTTTCCCTGAGCAATTTCAGGGCATCCAGATTGTCACCCTCTATGAATAGATTTTTTGTGCTGTTGAAATTCACGCTTTCCGACATGTCCGGGCGCAGGGTTTTTCGTATCGGCGCGTTGGATTCGATGAGCGCCGATGCCTTGCCAGGCCAATTCAGGTGATAGCGCTCACGCGCGCCCTCGATGACATGCCCTTCCAGAACTGTCTTCAGCAGATCGAAATCGATAAGCTGCTGGATCGAGCCGCTTTCGTCCACCGCCTCGGTGGCCAGCTCCGGCATTGCCTCAAGAATTTTCGTTGCAATATCCCGGGACAGTTGAGGGGTTTGCATGTCGAGCTTCTTGATTGTCACGTTTGCACCTTTGATCGGACTTGCGTTACGCGCGTATGGGTTGTGACCAAGGCAATATCCAGCCTCAACCAGCGCCCAGAAAATTCACGATCGTTTGACCTATAGGCCCCGCGCTTCCGATAGGCGAATGCAAGCTGGCTGCGAAGATGGTTGAAGCGATTGTTCCCCCAGCGGCTATCGCCGGTCCGCTTCCCGTGCATCAAAAGCGGCTCTGGCCGCATCGATGTCGGGAATGTGATCCCGCGCCCAAGTGCCAAGCGCCGTCACCGGCTCGATGAGTGAACGCCCCAGCGGAGTCAGTTCATATTCCACACGCGGCGGAGTATCCGGATAGACCGTGCGCTTTACCAACCCATCACGTTCAAGACCTCGAAGACATAGAGTCAACATTCTCTGCGATATTCCATTTACCGCTCTCTTTATATCGGAAAATCTATGCGGCCCATCGGCAAGATACATTACAATCAGGACGCTCCATTTCTCGCCAACTCGGGCAAGAACCTGACTTATTTTCTGGCAGTCGGCGCCATGAATATCTTCAAGGGCGTCGGTTACATCCATAATACCATGTTCCTTATGTGTGCCTTCTTGCGTCAGTTATGTGCAGAGGTTACATTTTTATCCCATGGCACAATCTTAAACCAACAATGGGATATAGACAATGACGCTCCTGCATATCAACTCAAGCATCCTTGGCGAACAATCCGCCAGCCGTCCGCTGACCGCAGCCATCGTCAAGCATCTGACAGACGCCAACCCCGCCACCGAAGTCGTCCATTACGATCTCGCCGCCGAGCCGCTGGGGCATCTTTCCACGGCCGAGTTTCTGGCGCTGCAGGGCGTGGAACCCCAAGACGACGCCACGAAGCGCGACGTTGCCCGCAACGCCAAGGCGCTCGACGATTTTCTCGCGGCCAATGTGGTCGTCATCGGTGCGCCGATGTATAATTTCACGCTGCCCTCGCAACTCAAGGCATGGCTCGATCGGCTCGCGGTGGCGGGCAGAACCTTCCGCTACACGGAAAGCGGGCCGGAAGGACTGGCGGGCGGCAAGCGCGTGATCGTCGCGTCGTCGCGTGGCGGCCTGTATAGCGAGGGCACACCGCAGGCTGCGCTCGACCATCAGGAAACCTACCTGCGCGGCATTTTCAGCCTGTTCGGCATCACCGACATCACTTTCGTGCGCGCCGAAGGCCTGGCGCTGTCGCCGGACAGCCGCACGGCTGCCGTTCAGGCGGCGCTGTCTGAGATCCAGCAACTCGCCGCCTGAGCGGCAAGCGCACCATCCACGCGAAAGAATGGCCATGCACAACAAGGTATATACTCCCGAAAATGCAGCGATGCTGCTGATCGACCATCAGTCCGGCACACTGTCCTGGACGCATTCGCATGACGTCGAAGCAGTGAAGAAAAACGCCGTCCAACTCGCCAGGATCGCAACGGCTGTCGATATGCCGCTGGTGTTGACTTCCAGCATGGAAGAACACGTCCAAGGGCTGTTGATTCCCGAGCTTCAAGAGGCGGCCCCGAAGGCATTTGCCCAGCGCATCAGGCGGGCGGGCATCGTCAACGCGATGCACGACGACAATTTCAACGACGCCGTCAAAGCCACCCGGCGCAAGAAAGTCGTGGTCGCGGGAATCACGACGGAAGTTTGTGTCGTGTTCCCCGTCCTCCAATTG contains:
- a CDS encoding site-specific DNA-methyltransferase, which encodes MTIKKLDMQTPQLSRDIATKILEAMPELATEAVDESGSIQQLIDFDLLKTVLEGHVIEGARERYHLNWPGKASALIESNAPIRKTLRPDMSESVNFNSTKNLFIEGDNLDALKLLRETYLGRVDMIYIDPPYNTGSDLIYHDDYSENSSAYLERSGQVDEDGGRLVANSQSNGRFHSDWLSMMYPRLRIARQLLADTGIIFISIDDNERANLQKLCEEVFGGQNFLGCFVWKRRSGAMDAVTNLSEDHEYVLVYTKSKGILKGVQRTFEKYANPDNDPRGPWISDNLSAGKPGGDTHYPITDPASGREYLPPKGRYWPYSRTTMARKISEGRVLFPKDGKGVPMLKRFASEAVKPTIPVSSWIERPNGGGGQSTIVSPMNSSATTALKSLFEGKLFSFPKPVELISALIDQGAGKNALILDFFAGSGTTAQAVFECNAADGGNRRYILIQLPEAVGEESDAFKEGYRAISDLTKERIRRAGKKVLEGERHGDWNGDVGFRVFKIASSNMKDVYYRPDELKQSSLLDMIDNVKEGRTPEDLLFQVLVDWGVDLSLPIHREAVHGKTVFFVDDNALIACFDDGVTEDLVEEIAKSEPLRVVFRDSGFISDAVKINAAQILRQISATTDLKVI
- a CDS encoding helix-turn-helix domain-containing protein: MDVTDALEDIHGADCQKISQVLARVGEKWSVLIVMYLADGPHRFSDIKRAVNGISQRMLTLCLRGLERDGLVKRTVYPDTPPRVEYELTPLGRSLIEPVTALGTWARDHIPDIDAARAAFDAREADRR
- a CDS encoding FMN-dependent NADH-azoreductase, whose translation is MTLLHINSSILGEQSASRPLTAAIVKHLTDANPATEVVHYDLAAEPLGHLSTAEFLALQGVEPQDDATKRDVARNAKALDDFLAANVVVIGAPMYNFTLPSQLKAWLDRLAVAGRTFRYTESGPEGLAGGKRVIVASSRGGLYSEGTPQAALDHQETYLRGIFSLFGITDITFVRAEGLALSPDSRTAAVQAALSEIQQLAA
- a CDS encoding isochorismatase family protein; translation: MHNKVYTPENAAMLLIDHQSGTLSWTHSHDVEAVKKNAVQLARIATAVDMPLVLTSSMEEHVQGLLIPELQEAAPKAFAQRIRRAGIVNAMHDDNFNDAVKATRRKKVVVAGITTEVCVVFPVLQLLDEGYEVQVVTDASSSFTRIGDDAALRRVEQACAVITSTGQIISELAVDWTTPRGQALGQLLGLGA